The genomic interval GAGAGAGGTGTTCTGACACGTGCGAGTCACATGCACCCGCAGACACGCTGGCCCTGCACTCGACAGCAATCGGCAAGAAAAAGAAAACGGAGACTGAGGTAGTGAGGTGAGCCCTCTCCAATTgttccttctttctttctctctggATCAGCAGAGTGGTTGAGCCGAAAAATGTTAATGGCGATTTGATTTTGTTTTGTCTGGAACTACCTTCAGCTTTTTGGTTCAATTTGTGAGCTCTTCCCTCCCTTTCAAACCCCaccttttgaatttttttccctttttataaTTTCTCCCGATCCGCTTGGTTCTCTGTTCTTGTGATGTGAAAGCAGAGCTACACGCAACAGCATGTGTCTGGATTAGGCTGGATGGCCCCTTTCGCTCCTTCCCCCAATCCCATGTTCTTCCACGTTTTCCCTTTCAATAATTTCTCCGTCTAGACACCTTGGGATCGTCATTCTGTTGTTCTGATTGCTCAGTTTTCAGTCGCCCCTTTCACGTGATTTCGCTTAGCAGTTGGTCTCAATGGTGCATTATTGGCGCTTCTGTGTTCTTGCTTTGGGTTTAAGTTCTAAGGAGGAGGTGAGtagttttcttcttcttgtgtGGTTTCTGATTTTTGATTTGTGATTTGCCCCTCTGTTTTagcttttctcccccttttttgatgGTTAATGGCTGTGCAGGTGTTGTAGAACAGGGGTTGATTTGAAGGTTGAGTATTTTAGGCAGAGATTTTTCAGTCATTTCGTGAAACAGAGGCTGTCCTTTTGGTGAATATGGTCTTTTCGGTTGTACATGAAGATGTGGAGCTATAGTTTGTTTCTGTAGCAGATTCCCTGATTGAAACTTTGCTCATTTTCATCCattgagagatagagagaagagagagaggcgAGAATCATGTACCAAAAATACTGGCTCCTTCTTTAACCATTTTGACTATGTGATTTGAGAGCTCTAAAGCAGCTCTCGTGTTTCTTTTACGGTGAGGGAAGTCTGCGTTGGGTATGTGTCTCTTTCCGTGGTACATCTCATGCAAAACAGAGTTTCTGTTTGTTTGTTTCTTCCCAGTCTTCAAAAGGGCATCTCGAAATTCTTAACCAAAGATAAACCCCAGAAAAGAGACTGAATCTCTTGTTCCCAGGACCAGAAACTTTgcttttgtttccattttctGAAGAAAAATTCCCGCAGATCCGCTCGACGATTGCTTTTACCATTTCGGAATTTTTTTAATGCAGCATTTCTCTGGTGGATCAGTAAGGAAAGTGTGAGAAACAGAGGAGGTCTCCAAGAGGGCCAAATTTGCCCGCTACTTTCTAGCGATTTCTGATTTTTCCCGAGAAATTCATGTGAACTGATTAAAAGGGTCTTATCATTAGGGATTCTGTCTATTATTGGATGTAACAGCCAGCATGTCAGAGGTACATGTCTGCGAATCTCACTTCTCAGTGAAGGCAGAGCAATAATACAACGATGTTTTGTTGGTTCTTGTCGAACACATTTTTAGTTTAGCCCGAGGGGTCTCCTTTTTTCCTTGAAATCATGATGTGGGTGtgaagggtttaaggtttggatCTGTTGAAGTGGGGTTTTGGCTATAATTGATACCATTCGGCGTGCCGATGAGTCGGGAACAGAAGCGAGGGAAGCCAGAGAAGGGCTCGGATGCCACCGCCGAGAAGGTGGTCGTCGCCGTGAAGGCGTCGAAGGAAATTCCCAAGACAGCCCTAGTGTGGGCTTTGACTCATGTTGTTCAACCCGGGGATTGCATTACGCTGCTTGTAGTTGTCCCCTCACAAAATTCTGGTACATTGTTCATTTATGTCTCTTTTGATTTTTGCAGCTTTGCGAAGTGTGGTACATTGTTCATTGCCATTTTGATTTTATGCAAATTTGTTTCTGGTTTAATTGTGTTTTGCCGTACTCTTGTCAACGCTTGATTCGAATGTTTCAACCTTGAGAATGCGTTGTCGTTGGACTACTCACTTTGTATTTTAGCCCTTCATTGTTGTCATGGGAGAAAAATAAAATGTGTTCCTTGATCAATAGGTTCATCTTCATTTTGGTTGCTGCGTTCTCTGAAGTTTGAACATTTGGATAAATGTTTGTGAATGTCAAATTTCTGGGGAATTTCAGTTTGTAATAGAGGCAAAGCTTGAAATTAATTCGGTTTGTGTTAAGCATGTCATCTTCCACTTCTTCTTTATTGTTTCGCATACCTTGGAAAGGAGGCCTGTTTTTCTGTATATCAACTATGTTCCAGTATCACAAGCTAGTCTGTAAGACATCAATGTTTTATCATTAGCTTAACAGCTTTTATTGATTATGTTGGAAGACAATGTCCGTCAAGGGTTTAACTGAAGTTGATACGTATGGTATTGAAGTGTATTTATGCATCATCTTTTTCCCATTCTTCAGGTAGAAAATTATGGGTCTTCCCAAGGTTTGCAGGGGACTGCGCCAGTGGTCATCGGAAGTCTCATTCTGGTGCAAGTTCAGAGCAAAAATCTGACATTTCCGATTCCTGCTCCCAGATGATCCTTCAGCTTCATGATGTTTATGATCCAAATAAGGCAAGTGCCCTGATATCCATTTTTTATGTTGCATGTTCCTTGATTGCTGATGCTTGCGTCTTGCCCTGACTATTTCTTTGCAGATAAATGTGAAGATAAAAATTGTTTCTGGATCCCCTTGTGGGGCGGTCGCTGCGGAGGCCAAGAGAGCGCAAGCTAGTTGGGTTGTACTGGACAAGTAATattctatttctatttttttgaggAAAAGAATATTCTCAAGGCTggcaactttttttttcttttgttgaatagGAATATAGAATTATAAAGTGGAATGGCTCTTTAGCTTCAAAGAATTCTGATAATTTGATGCAGTTTCTTATCAATTTCTTGCAGAAGCACTTGTTTTGTACTTCGTATTCATTTTTTATGCCAATCCTCACTGGGTTTTTTGGTGTAGGCAACTCAGAAATGAGGAAAAACGCTGCATGGAAGAGCTTCAATGCAATATTGTGGTTATGAAGCATTCCCAGCCCAAAGTTCTCCGTCTAAATTTGGTAGGATCACCTAAAAATGAATCTGAACCAACCGGTCCAGTACCATCTGAGCTAGGTGAAGCTTCTGGAAAAGATCCTAAAGACAATAATGATTCATCAAAGTCCATTCGAGGGCCAGTTGTGACTCCAAGTAGTAGTCCAGAAATGGGGACACCGTTTACTGCCACTGATGCTGGAACTTCATCCATTTCTAGCTCAGATCCAGGAACATCACCATTTTTCATCTCTGAAATAAATGGCGACAAGAAAGAGGAATCATTAGTCATGAAAGCAAATCAAGAACTTGATGAATCAAGTTCAGATACAGACAGTGAAAATTTGTCCCCTTCTACACGATTTGGGTTCCAGCCATGGATGGCCGAGATTCTCAATTCTCATCGTCAATCCTCACAACAATTTGAAGAAAGCTCGCAGAGATTTACTGATAAGGCTCAAACATTTACATCTAAATCTTTGGTAGAGAAGTTTTCAAAACTTGATCGAGAAGCTGGGATTAGAATGCTGAATTGTAGGTCTGACCAGGACTTCAGTGGAAACGTAAGGGAAGCAATTTCATTATCCAGAAGTGCGCCACCTGGTCCCCCTCCATTGTGTTCAATATGTCAGCATAAGGCACCTGTGTTTGGAAAACCTCCTAGGTGGTTTAGCTATGCTGAGCTGGAGCTTGCCACAGGTGGATTTTCACAAGCAAATTTCCTGGCAGAAGGAGGATTTGGATCAGTCCACAGAGGCGTCCTGCCAAATGGCCAAGCAGTTGCTGTAAAGCAACACAAATTGGCTAGCTCACAAGGTGATCTTGAGTTTTGCTCAGAAGTGGAAGTTCTTAGCTGTGCTCAGCACCGAAATGTTGTTATGCTGATTGGGTACTGTATTGAGGACAGCAGGCGATTGCTAGTTTATGAATATATATGCAATGGGTCACTGGATTCTCATCTATGGGGTAATTCTCTTACACCAACTGCAGAAAACTTAATGTTTCATAATGAAATTGCACTTGATATGTGGTAGTTAATGATAACCACCGTGTGCTGTCAACCATCATGTAGAATCACCTAGTCTAAACAGTGTTggtatttgaaaatatatgtaggTGTAGTTCAGTATAACTACAGAACCCTTGGCACGTCTATAGGTTAATAGTGTATCTGAGATCCATCCAAGGAGAGTTTTCTTACTATTCTTGTTATCTTGAAGTGTTTTTTAAACTATTGAGATTGACTGAAGAAAACCTTTGCCACTCTTCCTTTAAGTGAGCCTTGTCTTTGGTTAGACTAAATCATAAAAACGTATGGAAAACATATCTTAAGTTTTTAATCAGTTtctgaacttcaaaatattcacTGTATGAGCTAATCAAATTTAAGACAAATTTTTGGTTAAGTGTATTGTGAAGCTTTAATTCACAGGTTAGCagttaaaaattttttttaagactTTGGATCTTTTCAGGACGTCATCGAGAGCCATTGGAATGGTCTGCTAGACAAAGAATTGCTGTTGGAGCTGCTCGAGGGCTACGATACCTTCATGAAGAATGTAGAGTGGGTTGCATTGTCCATCGTGACATGCGACCAAACAACATACTCATCACGCATGATTTTGAACCACTAGTATGTCATTTATTGAACTTCAATTTGAAAAGTTGAACCTAAATTTAGTTTATTGTTTCATTGTTGCTTCTTTCATCCTCTGTTGGATTTTTTCCTTCgtatttttctttattaaaaCTTATTGAAGTTgttcttaattttattaattcaaATAAGAAGTCTTGGACTAATAAGAAAAAATAGGGATGCTAAGATTTGAAAATGTTGCATATTCTTGATTCAGGTATTTAAAACCATTCATCTTGGCcacttctttatttatttattatttttagcaCAAGAACTGGAGCTTCACTGTGGAATGTGGATCTTTACACCTAAAAAGTTTTTAATGGTTAAAAATTTAAGTATTCCACGAAATAGATCCTTACTTGGCGTAGAGACTAAAGGGTGTCTGTGATTTCTATTTTATTAACAGTTCCTAAAGTGTCTATTGTAAAAAATATTTGGCCTTATAAACATTACATTTTTTTAATACAGGCATAATTAAATTTCTATTGCTATCAATAATGGGATGACAGCAATTGTTAAATATGTAAATTATTCTATTTCTTCCCAGAATTTGAACATACTTTGAAGACTTCATTTATGTGAATTACACATTTGCTCCATTGTACACACTAAAATGACTTAATTCAATTGGGAAAACTACATTGTTGATATACTGATTTCAACTTGGAAACATTCtcctttttgttttcaaaataatgCCCATGTTTGgatcattttaaaaattaaatcactTTCTCACAGgttatttctttgaaatttgagatttttatttttttaaatcatgacCTGAATTAATTCTGAAGGTGAACTTTTGTAGGTTATCTAGAGCCTCTAGCGGACTGAGATGTCATTATGTTTTTGTTTAGACATATGAAATGTTTGTTTCAGTAAACAGCATATATGGATAGAATGTAACTCTCAATCTCTAACATTCTTGGTTTACAAGGTTGGGGACTTTGGCTTGGCAAGGTGGCAGCCTGATGGAGACACTGGTGTGGAAACAAGAGTAATTGGAACATTTGGGTAATGTGCAACATTTCTGCTTTGGATGTGtggcatcaagatgctatagaatTATATAAGCTATTGTGCTTTGATGCAATAGTTTCTGCCCTTTACTGGTGCTGGTTTGCTGTCCATTCATTAAAAGAATCATGCATGATATTTTGCTTAATGTAGGTATTTGGCTCCAGAATATGCTCAAAGTGGCCAAATTACAGAAAAAGCTGACGTTTATTCTTTCGGGGTGGTATTGCTGGAGCTTGTTACGGGACGTAAAGCTGTTGACCTCAACCGGCCCAAGGGCCAGCAGTGCCTCACTGAATGGGTATGACTTGAAGAATTCTAAGCATCTGTATTTTATTTTGGCCTTGGCTATTTAGGAGTGTAAATAATGAACTTTTTCAGTAAGTTAATATAAATATCTTCAAGAAGCATGAGAAAGTACTTTCCATTGTCTACTAAATTTTATTCATTTCTTTGCTCGGCAGTCACCTAGTTCCTGTTGCTCCTCCAGACTAGGTTATTTTGAATGTTTTTCTTTGACATGTacatattttttacttttttctgTCTTATGTTTTTAAACGTGAAACAGGCCCGTCCATTATTGGAAG from Malania oleifera isolate guangnan ecotype guangnan chromosome 9, ASM2987363v1, whole genome shotgun sequence carries:
- the LOC131163863 gene encoding inactive protein kinase SELMODRAFT_444075-like is translated as MSREQKRGKPEKGSDATAEKVVVAVKASKEIPKTALVWALTHVVQPGDCITLLVVVPSQNSGRKLWVFPRFAGDCASGHRKSHSGASSEQKSDISDSCSQMILQLHDVYDPNKINVKIKIVSGSPCGAVAAEAKRAQASWVVLDKQLRNEEKRCMEELQCNIVVMKHSQPKVLRLNLVGSPKNESEPTGPVPSELGEASGKDPKDNNDSSKSIRGPVVTPSSSPEMGTPFTATDAGTSSISSSDPGTSPFFISEINGDKKEESLVMKANQELDESSSDTDSENLSPSTRFGFQPWMAEILNSHRQSSQQFEESSQRFTDKAQTFTSKSLVEKFSKLDREAGIRMLNCRSDQDFSGNVREAISLSRSAPPGPPPLCSICQHKAPVFGKPPRWFSYAELELATGGFSQANFLAEGGFGSVHRGVLPNGQAVAVKQHKLASSQGDLEFCSEVEVLSCAQHRNVVMLIGYCIEDSRRLLVYEYICNGSLDSHLWGRHREPLEWSARQRIAVGAARGLRYLHEECRVGCIVHRDMRPNNILITHDFEPLVGDFGLARWQPDGDTGVETRVIGTFGYLAPEYAQSGQITEKADVYSFGVVLLELVTGRKAVDLNRPKGQQCLTEWARPLLEEYAIDELVDPRLAKHYSEHEVHCMLHAASLCIQREPHSRPRMSQVLRILEGDMVMDSNQMATAGFDVGSRSGRIWIEQQQQQQQHHYSGPIPILSNGVEGFSAKLNLDTLRATFWERERPR